A single region of the Epinephelus moara isolate mb chromosome 16, YSFRI_EMoa_1.0, whole genome shotgun sequence genome encodes:
- the abtb1 gene encoding ankyrin repeat and BTB/POZ domain-containing protein 1 encodes MDVSDLFSSCKKGDICRVRYLVEQRDVELNVRDKWDSTPLYYACLCGHEELVQYLLASGAKCEANTFDGERCVYGSLNDSVRRLLKDYKCISVRAMQRDDFNYFLHSLLEQGQHSDVKFLVHGQIFTAHRCVLSARSEYFTDMFETKWKGKTLITLKHPLINPAAFGAILQYSYTGRMDIDISLVEDCRRLAKQCKMDDLIEELENKCKQVYEFVSNKPGICVKVLSLEPHSCQLQENMAQLADCALPIELRVGFGELPFNRVDRFPTYPDICFRVDGFDFLCHKAFFCGRSDYFKALLEDHFSEGEQLQSQPSTPVITLHNISHEIFIHVMYYIYTDDTELITDIVFDVLCVADMYLLPGLKRICGKALAKTICEDNVIYMWKMAKLFHLSRLEDHCTQFMAKIIERLVEQPEFAEIIKEDAASLEERHETDSVPVVDEIRYHIASNVQTYSAIEEANQKLYALEELLVSININC; translated from the exons ATGGATGTGTCCGATTTGTTTAGCAGTTGCAAAAAGGGCGACATTTGTAGAGTCAG ATACCTCGTTGAACAAAGAGACGTGGAACTCAATGTAAGGGATAAATGGGACAGCACCCCTTT GTATTATGCCTGCCTTTGTGGTCATGAGGAGCTGGTCCAGTACCTGTTGGCTAGTG gtGCCAAGTGTGAAGCCAACACGTTTGATGGCGAGCGGTGTGTGTACGGCTCTCTGAATGATTCAGTTCGCCGCCTGCTCAAAGACTATAAGTGCATCAGTGTCCGTGCCATGCAGCGGGATGATTTTAACTACTTCCTGCACTC GTTACTGGAGCAGGGTCAGCACAGTGATGTGAAGTTCCTCGTTCATGGACAAATATTCACGGCTCACAGATGTGTCCTCAGTGCACGCTCAGAGTACTTCACTGATATGTTTGAGACCAAGTGGAAAGGGAAGACCTTGATCACCCTCAAACATCCTTTG ATCAACCCTGCAGCTTTTGGAGCCATCCTGCAATATTCATACACAG GACGAATGGATATTGACATAAGCCTCGTGGAGGACTGCAGGCGACTTGCTAAACAGTGCAAAATGGATGATCTGATCGAGGAGCTTGAGAATAAGTGCAAACAAGTGTATGAGTTTG TGTCCAACAAGCCAGGAATCTGTGTGAAGGTTCTCAGCCTGGAGCCTCACAGCTGTCAACTTCAGGAGAACATGGCTCAGTTAGCAGACTGCGCACTTCCCATTGAACTAAGA GTTGGATTTGGTGAACTTCCCTTTAACAGAGTCGACCGCTTCCCCACTTATCCCGACATCTGCTTTAGAGTGGATGGTTTTGACTTCTTGTGTCATAAG gcGTTTTTCTGCGGACGTAGTGATTATTTTAAAGCCTTGCTGGAGGACCACTTCAGTGAGGGAGAGCAGCTGCAGTCCCAGCCCAGCACGCCAGTGATTACTTTACACAACATTTCCCATGAGATATTCATCCACGTCATGTATTACATCTACACTGACGACACAGAG CTGATAACAGATATCGTGTTTGACGTGCTGTGTGTGGCTGACATGTATCTGCTGCCGGGGCTGAAGCGTATTTGTGGCAAGGCGCTCGCGAAAACCATATGCGAGGACAACGTTATTTACATGTGGAAGATGGCAAAGCTTTTCCATCTGTCTCGGCTGGAGGATCACTGCACCCAGTTCATGGCCAAGATCATCGAGCGG CTGGTGGAGCAGCCCGAGTTTGCAGAGATCATCAAAGAGGATGCTGCGTCGTTGGAGGAGCGACACGAGACCGATTCCGTCCCAGTGGTGGACGAAATCCGTTACCACATCGCCAGCAACGTGCAGACGTACAGCGCGATCGAGGAGGCCAATCAGAAACTGTATGCCTTGGAGGAGCTGCTCGTCAGCATCAATATCAACTGCTGA